In a genomic window of Flavobacterium lipolyticum:
- a CDS encoding S46 family peptidase, with protein MKKIVLFLTMCLMAFPVRADEGMWFLMFIERLNHRDMEKMGLQLTAEEIYSINHHSLKDAIVQFNGGCTAEIVSKEGLVLTNHHCGYDAIAELSSAEQNYLKDGFWAKQRSAEMKPKSLYVRFFVRMDDVSKRILSKVNDKMTETERSKAIQQEIALIEKENNEGGKYTVSVRPFFQGNEYYYFVYQDYTDVRLVGTPPESVGKFGGDTDNWEWPRQTGDFSMFRVYADKDGNPAAYSKDNVPLKPKHYLPVSIKGVKENDFAMILGYPGRTNRWMPAGGIEQNVKFAYPAWVEGAKTGMDQMKKYMDKDATVRLQYASKYASTANYWKNRQGMIDALTKAGTAEVKAGQEDKFYEWATKPANKEKYENVIPTINDYYRSTNVKSTHDNYLTQLLRTSAYATGPANLGNALIAYYNENDAKKAEMLPKINAMIENIYGEFYAPLEKDVLTAQLNLYASKAAEYGLATQVAKMKSGNNGDFTADVAKATEISYFTSKDKVLAFMANPKPLAIVHDPLYIISNDLMTKYRAKTDDQLKADDGFASAYRKLVEGLRESKLNAIQYPDANSTLRLTYGKVRALPADPRNDAKINNYTTMESMVKKYKAGDQEFDLPKRLLELNKAKDFGQYADKAGYMPVNFLTDNDITGGNSGSPVLNGKGELIGVAFDGNIEAMAGDVIFDSKLQRTINVDIRYVLWIIDKYAGAKNIIDEMTIIK; from the coding sequence ATGAAAAAAATAGTTTTATTCTTGACCATGTGTCTGATGGCTTTTCCTGTAAGAGCTGATGAGGGAATGTGGTTTTTGATGTTTATCGAAAGATTGAACCATAGAGATATGGAAAAAATGGGCTTGCAATTGACAGCCGAAGAAATTTACAGTATCAACCATCATAGTTTAAAAGATGCTATTGTACAATTTAATGGAGGTTGTACAGCAGAAATTGTTTCTAAAGAAGGATTGGTTTTAACCAATCACCATTGTGGTTATGACGCAATTGCAGAACTATCTTCGGCAGAGCAAAACTACTTAAAAGACGGTTTTTGGGCAAAACAAAGAAGTGCCGAAATGAAACCGAAATCATTGTATGTACGTTTCTTCGTGCGTATGGATGATGTTTCTAAAAGAATTTTGTCAAAAGTAAATGATAAAATGACAGAGACTGAAAGAAGTAAAGCGATTCAGCAAGAAATTGCTTTGATTGAAAAGGAAAACAATGAAGGTGGAAAATATACCGTTTCTGTTCGTCCTTTCTTTCAGGGAAATGAGTATTACTATTTCGTTTACCAGGATTATACAGACGTACGTTTAGTAGGAACACCTCCTGAAAGTGTTGGTAAATTTGGTGGAGATACGGACAACTGGGAGTGGCCTCGTCAAACAGGAGATTTCTCTATGTTCAGAGTGTACGCAGATAAAGACGGAAATCCGGCAGCATATTCTAAAGATAATGTGCCTTTGAAACCAAAACACTACTTACCAGTAAGTATTAAAGGAGTTAAAGAGAATGATTTCGCTATGATCTTAGGGTATCCGGGAAGAACAAACCGTTGGATGCCGGCTGGAGGAATTGAGCAAAACGTTAAGTTTGCTTACCCTGCTTGGGTTGAAGGTGCTAAAACCGGAATGGATCAAATGAAAAAGTATATGGACAAAGATGCAACAGTTCGTTTGCAATACGCGTCTAAATATGCTTCTACAGCAAACTACTGGAAAAACCGTCAGGGGATGATCGATGCTTTAACAAAAGCGGGAACAGCAGAGGTTAAAGCGGGACAAGAAGATAAATTTTACGAGTGGGCTACTAAACCGGCTAATAAAGAAAAGTATGAGAATGTAATTCCAACTATTAATGATTATTACAGATCTACAAATGTAAAATCAACTCATGACAATTACCTGACACAGCTTTTACGTACATCAGCTTACGCAACCGGACCTGCTAACCTAGGAAACGCATTGATCGCTTATTACAACGAAAATGATGCTAAGAAAGCTGAAATGCTGCCTAAGATCAACGCAATGATCGAAAACATCTATGGTGAATTTTATGCGCCTCTTGAAAAAGATGTATTAACAGCACAATTGAATTTATACGCTTCTAAAGCTGCTGAATATGGTTTAGCGACGCAAGTTGCTAAAATGAAATCAGGGAACAATGGTGACTTTACTGCCGATGTGGCAAAAGCAACTGAAATCAGTTATTTTACTTCTAAAGACAAAGTATTGGCATTTATGGCTAATCCTAAACCATTAGCAATTGTACACGATCCTTTGTATATTATCTCTAACGATTTAATGACAAAATACCGTGCTAAAACAGACGATCAGTTGAAAGCTGATGACGGTTTCGCAAGTGCTTACCGTAAATTGGTAGAAGGTTTAAGAGAATCTAAACTGAATGCTATTCAATATCCTGACGCTAACTCTACCTTGAGACTAACTTACGGAAAAGTAAGAGCTTTACCTGCTGATCCGCGTAACGATGCTAAAATCAATAATTATACAACCATGGAAAGTATGGTTAAAAAATATAAAGCAGGAGATCAGGAATTTGATTTACCAAAACGTTTGTTAGAGTTGAACAAAGCAAAAGATTTTGGGCAGTATGCAGATAAAGCGGGTTATATGCCGGTAAACTTCTTAACAGATAACGATATTACTGGCGGAAATTCAGGTTCTCCGGTATTGAACGGAAAAGGAGAATTAATTGGAGTTGCTTTCGACGGAAACATCGAAGCGATGGCAGGAGATGTTATTTTCGATTCTAAATTACAAAGAACAATCAACGTAGATATTCGTTACGTACTTTGGATTATTGACAAATACGCCGGAGCTAAAAACATTATTGACGAAATGACGATTATTAAATAA
- a CDS encoding carboxypeptidase-like regulatory domain-containing protein has protein sequence MKNILFVFLLLSTALFAQRTDEKWDEVVTYENDGKIKSANEVVSKIYRKAIARKDEVQMLKCFFYQSKYLQIIDENAQTKILNNLKTDIDRVSIPSKAILNLIYAKCLNDYYNQNKYSIQRRTTTTVPDTNFLTWTTLNFTDQINLSLKQSLENETVLKNTLLAKYDLIFDYPTLGNFKNQSLFDYIINENIITYNSKINNWEIQKNDFESYEKALFGNSADFIKLNLDFITDDNLKQSLSLYQKRESTNPTKENEWDRIQFCKTKLSLPNDRYFNYLVQFQKDIKDELLIQKIQLEKAFILNSQASKDIHPDYNIKAITTLDSILEISNRSNAYKLARQKKENIISKSLNVQLQKYTYTDENTRAFIRYKNLDHLTISFFKINQKQLAEFRTLYSKKDSLTEAIIKKAQPIVSKKYLLTNKKDFFEYTTEVLLPNLKTGSYLVYFESDSDEKNKKAFAYETITTTNIMALASQGDAKETYQVLDRKTGEPIPNAILKSTYLNLVTNKKGIAVYKEKKYTYNNEAIQISTANDTVSVYKNYIFYSSEYDPSDTTDNNDFKGKVEFYLDRAIYRPGQTVYYKGIAIQKKQNITSIVPHTSFNISVKDSDYNEIKEFAVVTNEFGSFSGEFILPKTGLTGNFTMKADDVHDYEKDIIYDKENGDHPFWDHVNFENSQTDFRVEEYKRPKFEVTFESKKEAFQINQSIQVKGNAKAFAGSVISDAKVTYSVTRYVDYYRNHYSNELTETISTGETKTDASGKFIIDFVAVPSKNSNKEQLPVFNYRIKASVTDINGETHETETTVKVGYHDLVLQTFIAPEIRTKDKNEVKLESTNLNGEFLAAKGDVKIYFISPFSSKFKQNIWSKPEIKTISNEEFEKLFPYEQNKSDITNEKTEVLVYSKKVDTEKDKKIVLDFITNYKSGKYKIVFSAKDRYNNTIESITPFDIKQSKDRFNPSKLFTFEQVNRDAKKDGFALIKLTSVIPELYIIATGSYNSKIFFEETYHLQNNETIIKIPLKNEFEKTIQIGFQSVFENETFNLQTDVTLKELISKLEFNVETFRNKIQPGSNENWSFKLKSINAKKEAEILASMYDSSLDQFTQKDWLNLGIYDYNYNQNNTKTALGFEKTSTSIINLNPPLNRVELYNETTKLIWFGFDFANQNNNLQLQREYQRQLSKKTKKPLNAKMISGVITEISGLPLPGVSIMINGTKRIAQSDFDGYYEIEATENEEIIFSYLGFKNKTVSVENKKNIDIILVEDSSALNEVVVTAYGIQKKQKSLSYAVRKVSAESISEDAPVNGAPATMLSGIISGLEITKTDSDKIVIRGAASNTATQPLIIVDGEISNEETLKNLSPSEIISIDTLKADKALVLYGNKGANGAIIITTKKALEALTQVKARKNLSETAFFLPNLRTDANGKVSFNFSSPEALTTWKLRLLAHNKDAVSGYLEKSVVTQKELMLLPNFPRFFREKDTIVLHAKISNITNETKTGIAVLQFFDATTLQPIDAKMLNAQNIRNFTVGAFGNTTVTWTVSIPEGLQGLQYKILAKSGNFSDGEENILPVLTNNMLVTESIPIWVRENSTKEYTFNNLKNNNSTTLKNHQFTFEYTSNPSWIAIQSLPYLMEYEHECAEQTFARFYANALATEIISNNPKIATVFENWKKNGKLTSKLEENEELKSIILAETPWLNDAQSENEKKKNLALLFDLEKMKTSQETTFEKLKQKQKASGGFLWFDGGNENEYITRHILAGLGHLSKLTKSSDNNKIDQIAKTGIPFLDNKFLEYYKNRTKGLKAVEKLIWINPYSDLHYLYTRSFYLEKYPLSDTLKKATKLYLETAKKDWLNYSLYEKGLAALTLNRFGEKETARKIIESLKETSSNNEDLGMYWIVNKSGWYWYQAPIETQALLIEAFAEVNNDTKSVDAMKVWLLKNKQTKNWPTTKSTTEAIYALLMQGNDWLSVKDNTVIKIGDEKILTKKLTENEKEAETGYIKLSWKADEIKKEMASISIQNKSKVPGFGGVYWQYFEDLDKIKTNSGSVLSVSKELYLKKSTLKGEQLEKISSKNSLKTGDLVTVRLIITAKEDTEYIHLKDMRASCFEPVNVLSQYQYKDYLGYYMSTKDAATHFFFDTINKGTYVIEYDIRVNNSGEFSNGITTIESMYAPEFTSHTDGIRVKVN, from the coding sequence ATGAAAAATATACTATTTGTTTTCTTACTGTTATCCACTGCACTATTTGCACAAAGAACAGATGAAAAATGGGATGAAGTTGTTACTTACGAAAATGATGGAAAAATTAAATCAGCCAATGAAGTCGTAAGCAAAATTTACAGAAAAGCGATCGCAAGAAAAGATGAAGTTCAAATGCTAAAATGCTTCTTCTATCAATCAAAATACTTACAGATTATTGATGAAAACGCGCAAACTAAAATACTAAACAATCTTAAAACAGATATCGATCGTGTTTCGATTCCTTCAAAAGCAATTTTGAATTTGATTTATGCGAAGTGTTTAAATGATTATTACAATCAAAATAAATATTCCATCCAAAGAAGAACTACAACCACAGTACCAGATACTAATTTCTTAACCTGGACCACACTCAATTTTACTGATCAGATAAATCTTTCTTTAAAACAATCTCTTGAGAACGAAACTGTTTTAAAGAATACTTTATTGGCAAAATATGACCTTATTTTTGATTACCCTACTTTGGGGAATTTTAAAAATCAAAGCTTGTTCGATTATATAATTAATGAAAATATCATAACATACAATTCCAAAATTAACAACTGGGAAATTCAAAAAAATGATTTTGAATCTTATGAAAAAGCCCTTTTCGGAAATTCCGCGGATTTCATAAAACTGAATCTGGATTTTATCACCGATGATAATCTAAAACAATCATTATCCCTGTATCAAAAAAGAGAAAGTACAAATCCAACAAAAGAAAATGAATGGGATCGCATACAATTTTGCAAAACAAAATTATCACTACCAAACGATCGCTATTTTAACTATTTAGTTCAATTTCAAAAAGACATCAAAGACGAACTCCTAATCCAGAAAATTCAATTAGAAAAAGCTTTCATTTTAAATAGTCAGGCATCAAAAGACATTCATCCTGATTACAACATAAAAGCCATTACGACTCTAGATAGTATCCTAGAAATCAGTAATAGATCTAATGCCTATAAATTAGCCCGCCAAAAGAAAGAAAACATTATTTCCAAATCATTAAATGTACAACTTCAAAAATACACCTATACTGACGAAAATACGAGAGCTTTTATTCGATACAAAAATCTAGATCATTTAACAATTTCCTTCTTTAAAATCAATCAAAAACAACTTGCTGAATTTAGAACCCTATATTCCAAAAAAGATAGTTTAACTGAGGCTATCATTAAAAAAGCACAACCTATTGTAAGCAAAAAATATCTGCTCACAAATAAAAAAGACTTTTTTGAGTATACGACCGAGGTTCTACTACCAAATTTAAAAACAGGATCTTATTTAGTTTACTTTGAAAGTGATTCAGATGAAAAGAATAAGAAAGCCTTTGCATATGAAACCATCACTACGACAAATATAATGGCCTTAGCTTCTCAGGGTGATGCTAAAGAAACCTATCAGGTTTTAGATCGAAAAACGGGAGAACCAATACCCAACGCAATTCTTAAGTCGACTTACCTTAACCTTGTAACAAATAAAAAGGGAATTGCAGTTTATAAGGAAAAGAAATATACTTATAACAATGAAGCAATTCAAATTTCCACCGCAAATGATACTGTCTCCGTTTATAAAAACTACATTTTTTACAGCAGCGAATATGATCCTTCTGACACTACTGACAACAATGACTTTAAAGGAAAAGTCGAATTTTATTTAGACCGCGCAATTTATCGTCCTGGGCAAACTGTTTACTACAAAGGGATTGCAATCCAAAAAAAACAAAACATCACTAGTATTGTGCCTCACACCTCTTTTAACATCAGCGTTAAAGATTCTGATTATAACGAGATAAAAGAATTTGCAGTAGTAACAAATGAGTTCGGCTCTTTTTCTGGCGAATTTATCTTGCCTAAAACCGGATTAACAGGCAATTTTACGATGAAAGCTGATGACGTACATGATTATGAAAAAGACATTATCTATGACAAAGAAAATGGGGACCATCCTTTCTGGGACCATGTTAACTTTGAAAATTCTCAAACTGATTTTAGAGTAGAAGAATACAAACGCCCAAAATTTGAAGTCACTTTTGAATCCAAAAAAGAGGCCTTTCAAATCAATCAGTCGATTCAAGTAAAAGGTAATGCAAAAGCATTTGCCGGGAGTGTGATTTCTGACGCGAAGGTTACGTATTCGGTAACTCGTTATGTCGATTATTACAGAAATCATTACAGTAACGAACTAACTGAAACTATTTCAACCGGGGAAACAAAAACCGATGCCTCGGGTAAATTTATTATTGATTTTGTCGCAGTACCTTCTAAAAACAGCAACAAAGAGCAATTGCCTGTTTTTAATTATCGCATTAAAGCCTCGGTTACCGATATAAATGGTGAAACACATGAAACTGAAACTACCGTAAAAGTCGGCTATCACGATTTGGTTCTACAGACCTTTATCGCCCCTGAAATTAGAACTAAAGATAAAAATGAAGTTAAACTGGAAAGTACTAATTTAAATGGAGAATTCTTAGCTGCTAAAGGTGACGTTAAAATCTACTTTATTAGTCCGTTTTCAAGCAAATTCAAACAAAACATATGGAGTAAGCCTGAAATTAAAACCATAAGTAATGAAGAATTTGAAAAATTATTTCCATACGAACAAAACAAAAGTGACATAACAAATGAAAAAACTGAAGTTCTGGTTTATTCAAAAAAAGTTGATACTGAAAAGGACAAAAAAATAGTTCTGGATTTTATTACAAATTACAAGTCCGGAAAATACAAAATTGTATTCTCTGCAAAAGACCGTTATAACAATACTATTGAAAGCATCACCCCTTTTGACATTAAGCAAAGTAAAGACAGGTTCAATCCAAGTAAACTTTTTACTTTCGAACAGGTTAATCGCGACGCTAAAAAAGACGGTTTTGCATTAATCAAATTAACTTCTGTTATACCGGAACTTTACATCATTGCAACTGGGAGTTATAACAGTAAAATCTTTTTTGAAGAAACCTATCATCTACAAAACAACGAGACTATAATTAAAATTCCTTTAAAAAATGAATTTGAAAAAACTATACAGATTGGATTTCAAAGTGTTTTTGAAAATGAAACTTTTAACCTTCAAACAGATGTAACATTAAAAGAACTAATCTCAAAATTGGAGTTTAATGTTGAAACCTTTAGAAATAAAATACAGCCTGGAAGCAATGAAAACTGGTCTTTTAAGCTAAAATCCATTAACGCAAAAAAAGAAGCTGAAATTTTAGCTTCAATGTATGACAGTTCCCTGGATCAATTTACCCAAAAAGATTGGCTAAATCTGGGCATTTATGATTACAACTATAATCAAAACAATACCAAAACCGCTCTAGGTTTCGAAAAGACTTCAACATCGATTATTAATCTAAATCCACCTCTAAATCGTGTAGAACTCTATAACGAAACTACCAAACTAATATGGTTTGGATTTGATTTTGCGAACCAAAACAACAATTTACAGCTGCAAAGAGAGTATCAGAGGCAACTTTCTAAAAAGACCAAAAAGCCGCTGAATGCAAAAATGATTTCTGGCGTGATTACCGAGATTTCAGGGCTTCCTTTGCCCGGAGTTTCTATTATGATCAATGGAACAAAAAGAATAGCACAGAGTGATTTTGACGGATATTACGAAATTGAAGCCACCGAAAATGAAGAAATTATATTCAGTTATCTTGGTTTCAAAAACAAAACGGTGTCTGTTGAAAATAAAAAGAATATAGATATTATTTTAGTTGAAGATTCAAGTGCCTTAAACGAAGTTGTTGTAACTGCTTATGGAATACAAAAAAAACAAAAATCACTTTCTTATGCCGTTAGAAAAGTAAGCGCTGAGTCGATATCAGAAGATGCTCCTGTAAATGGCGCCCCGGCTACCATGCTTTCAGGAATAATAAGTGGTCTGGAGATTACCAAAACTGATTCAGATAAAATAGTGATTCGTGGTGCAGCTTCTAATACCGCAACACAACCACTAATTATAGTTGATGGAGAAATTTCTAATGAAGAAACTTTAAAAAATCTGAGTCCTTCAGAAATAATTTCAATTGACACATTAAAAGCCGACAAAGCCTTAGTACTTTACGGAAACAAAGGTGCAAACGGAGCCATAATCATTACAACCAAAAAAGCCTTAGAAGCCTTAACACAAGTAAAAGCCAGAAAAAATTTATCTGAAACTGCTTTTTTCCTACCTAATTTAAGAACGGATGCTAACGGAAAAGTGAGTTTTAACTTTAGCTCTCCTGAAGCTTTAACGACTTGGAAACTTCGTTTATTGGCACATAACAAAGATGCCGTTTCCGGTTATCTGGAGAAAAGTGTTGTGACTCAAAAAGAGTTAATGCTTTTACCAAATTTCCCACGCTTCTTTAGAGAAAAAGACACGATTGTACTCCATGCCAAGATCTCGAATATTACCAACGAAACGAAAACCGGAATTGCTGTTTTACAGTTTTTTGATGCTACAACCCTACAGCCGATCGATGCTAAAATGCTCAATGCACAAAACATCAGAAACTTTACTGTTGGTGCTTTCGGAAACACAACCGTAACCTGGACCGTTTCAATACCGGAAGGTTTGCAGGGTTTACAATATAAAATCCTGGCTAAATCAGGCAATTTTTCCGACGGAGAAGAAAACATTCTGCCGGTTTTGACAAACAATATGCTTGTTACAGAAAGTATTCCTATCTGGGTTCGTGAAAACTCAACCAAAGAGTACACCTTTAATAATCTAAAAAACAACAATTCAACAACTTTAAAGAATCACCAATTTACATTCGAATATACTTCGAATCCATCCTGGATAGCTATTCAGTCTTTGCCTTATTTAATGGAGTACGAGCATGAATGTGCAGAACAAACTTTTGCCCGTTTTTATGCCAATGCTTTGGCTACGGAGATTATTTCAAATAATCCGAAGATTGCGACTGTTTTTGAAAATTGGAAAAAAAATGGAAAGCTAACTTCTAAACTAGAAGAAAATGAAGAGTTAAAATCGATTATTCTTGCTGAAACTCCGTGGCTAAATGATGCGCAAAGCGAAAACGAAAAGAAAAAAAATCTGGCACTTTTGTTTGATCTGGAGAAAATGAAAACTTCACAGGAAACTACTTTCGAAAAATTAAAACAAAAGCAAAAAGCATCAGGAGGATTTTTATGGTTTGACGGAGGGAACGAAAATGAATACATTACCCGACATATTCTGGCTGGATTGGGTCATTTATCAAAGTTAACTAAAAGTAGTGATAACAATAAAATAGACCAAATTGCAAAAACTGGTATTCCGTTTTTAGACAATAAATTTTTAGAATACTATAAAAACAGAACCAAAGGTTTAAAAGCTGTAGAGAAACTAATTTGGATCAATCCGTATTCTGATCTGCATTATTTATATACAAGAAGTTTTTATTTAGAGAAATATCCTCTTTCAGACACTTTAAAAAAAGCCACCAAACTTTATTTAGAAACAGCTAAAAAAGATTGGTTAAACTATTCTCTCTACGAAAAAGGATTAGCTGCATTAACTTTGAATCGTTTTGGCGAAAAAGAAACTGCCAGAAAAATCATAGAAAGTTTAAAAGAAACGTCATCAAACAACGAAGATTTAGGAATGTACTGGATCGTCAATAAATCGGGCTGGTATTGGTATCAGGCGCCAATAGAAACACAGGCTTTATTAATTGAGGCTTTCGCGGAAGTGAATAACGATACCAAATCTGTTGATGCAATGAAAGTATGGTTATTAAAAAACAAACAAACCAAAAATTGGCCAACAACTAAATCTACTACCGAAGCTATTTATGCTTTATTAATGCAAGGAAATGACTGGTTAAGTGTGAAAGACAATACCGTTATTAAAATTGGAGATGAAAAAATTCTAACTAAAAAACTGACTGAAAATGAAAAAGAAGCTGAAACCGGTTATATTAAACTAAGCTGGAAGGCCGATGAAATTAAAAAAGAAATGGCTTCAATCAGTATTCAAAACAAATCTAAAGTTCCTGGTTTTGGAGGTGTTTATTGGCAGTATTTTGAAGATTTGGATAAAATTAAAACCAATTCAGGATCGGTCCTCTCAGTCTCGAAAGAACTATATCTAAAGAAAAGCACGTTAAAAGGAGAACAATTAGAAAAGATCAGTTCTAAAAACTCTTTAAAAACCGGAGATTTAGTTACAGTACGATTGATCATTACTGCAAAAGAAGACACCGAATATATTCATTTAAAAGACATGAGAGCTTCTTGTTTTGAGCCTGTAAATGTGCTTTCTCAGTATCAGTATAAAGATTATTTGGGATACTATATGAGTACCAAAGATGCAGCAACTCATTTCTTCTTTGATACAATCAATAAAGGAACTTATGTAATAGAATACGATATTCGTGTAAACAACAGCGGAGAATTCTCTAACGGAATTACAACAATTGAAAGTATGTATGCACCGGAATTTACAAGTCATACTGACGGAATTAGAGTAAAAGTCAATTAA
- the obgE gene encoding GTPase ObgE: MTEGNFVDYVKIYVSSGKGGKGSTHLHREKFIEKGGPDGGDGGRGGHVYLVGNKGLWTLFHLKFARHIKAGHGGDGGGDRSTGADGEDKFIEVPLGTVVKDKETGETLFEITEDGEKRILSKGGKGGLGNWHFRSSTNQTPRYAQPGLPGVEMDVILELKVLADVGLVGFPNAGKSTLLSVLTSAKPKIADYPFTTLKPNLGIVAYRDYQSFVIADIPGIIEGAAEGKGLGHYFLRHIERNSTLLFLVPVDTPDIKAEYDILVNELTKYNPEMLDKERLLVISKCDMLDDELKAELKTELDVAFKDVPYMFISSVAQQGLTDLKDKLWKMLND, encoded by the coding sequence ATGACAGAAGGAAATTTTGTAGATTATGTTAAGATTTATGTTTCTTCCGGTAAAGGAGGTAAAGGATCTACGCATTTACATAGAGAGAAATTTATTGAAAAAGGAGGCCCAGACGGAGGTGATGGTGGTCGTGGAGGACACGTGTATTTGGTGGGGAATAAAGGACTTTGGACATTATTTCATCTAAAATTTGCACGACATATTAAAGCGGGCCACGGTGGAGATGGAGGAGGAGACCGTAGTACAGGTGCTGACGGAGAAGATAAATTTATCGAAGTACCTTTAGGAACTGTTGTAAAAGACAAAGAAACAGGAGAAACTTTATTCGAAATTACCGAAGACGGTGAAAAAAGAATCCTCTCAAAAGGAGGAAAAGGAGGTCTGGGAAACTGGCACTTCAGAAGTTCAACCAATCAAACACCCCGTTATGCTCAGCCGGGTTTACCGGGAGTAGAAATGGATGTAATTTTAGAGCTTAAAGTATTAGCCGACGTTGGTTTAGTAGGTTTTCCAAACGCCGGAAAATCAACCCTATTGTCTGTTTTAACTTCTGCAAAACCAAAAATTGCCGATTATCCTTTTACAACCTTAAAGCCAAACTTAGGAATTGTGGCTTATAGAGATTATCAATCTTTTGTAATTGCAGATATTCCCGGAATTATTGAAGGAGCTGCAGAAGGGAAAGGTTTAGGTCATTACTTTTTGCGTCATATCGAACGTAACTCAACATTATTGTTTCTAGTTCCGGTTGATACACCAGATATTAAAGCAGAGTATGATATTTTGGTCAATGAATTAACCAAGTACAATCCTGAAATGTTAGACAAAGAACGTCTTTTAGTAATCTCTAAATGTGATATGTTGGATGACGAATTGAAAGCTGAATTGAAGACCGAATTAGACGTCGCTTTCAAAGACGTTCCATATATGTTTATCTCATCAGTGGCTCAGCAGGGTTTAACGGATTTGAAAGATAAGCTTTGGAAAATGCTTAACGACTAA
- a CDS encoding hemolysin family protein produces the protein MEILIIFFLILLNGVFSMSEIALISARKNRLETAAKKGNNSAKIALDLANSPNKFLSTVQIGITLIGILTGIYSGDKITMDVEVFVSGFAFLKPYAHSVAVGIVVVVLTFFSLVLGELLPKRIGLNYPEAIAKMVALPMKTISIITAPFIWLLTSSTDFLLNVFQIKPTADGKVTEEEIKAIIKEGTEGGEVQEIEQDIVERVFHIGDRKVNSLMTHRKSVDMLPFNADKTKIKELVLQDLHTVYPVYRDNYDDIVGVVTLKNIFANIESEHFDLAGIMIDAPYLMEQTTAYKALENFKKTGIHYALVSDEYGVFQGIITLNDILEALVGDASDFYKDEFQLIEREDGSWLVDGHYSLHDFLTYFELDELTNDYEVNTVSGMIMTELSHIPKEGEKLIWQKFVLEVIDMDGVKIDKVLVKALKE, from the coding sequence TTGGAAATACTAATAATATTTTTTCTAATACTATTGAATGGTGTTTTTTCCATGTCAGAAATTGCATTGATTTCGGCTCGGAAAAACAGACTTGAAACTGCCGCAAAAAAAGGAAACAATAGTGCTAAAATAGCACTTGATCTGGCCAATTCTCCAAATAAATTTTTGTCAACCGTACAAATCGGAATTACTTTAATTGGTATTTTGACTGGTATTTACAGCGGTGATAAAATAACAATGGACGTTGAGGTTTTTGTTAGCGGATTTGCATTTTTAAAACCCTATGCTCATTCTGTTGCAGTGGGTATTGTGGTCGTGGTTTTGACATTTTTCTCTTTGGTTTTAGGAGAATTATTGCCAAAGCGAATTGGTTTAAATTATCCGGAGGCGATTGCCAAAATGGTAGCGCTGCCTATGAAAACCATCTCGATAATTACAGCGCCCTTTATCTGGCTGCTTACTTCTTCGACAGATTTTTTACTGAATGTATTTCAGATTAAACCAACTGCCGATGGTAAGGTAACCGAAGAAGAAATTAAAGCAATTATCAAAGAAGGTACTGAGGGTGGAGAAGTTCAGGAGATCGAGCAAGATATCGTAGAACGTGTTTTTCACATTGGGGATCGAAAAGTAAATTCGTTGATGACACACCGTAAGTCAGTTGATATGCTGCCTTTCAATGCCGATAAAACGAAGATTAAGGAATTGGTTTTGCAGGATTTGCATACTGTTTATCCGGTGTACAGAGACAATTATGATGATATTGTGGGGGTTGTAACCCTAAAGAATATCTTTGCAAACATTGAAAGTGAACATTTTGATTTGGCGGGAATCATGATTGATGCGCCTTACCTAATGGAGCAAACAACGGCATACAAAGCGCTGGAGAATTTTAAAAAAACAGGGATTCATTATGCTTTAGTTTCTGATGAGTATGGTGTTTTTCAGGGAATTATTACCCTAAATGATATTCTGGAAGCTTTAGTAGGAGATGCATCTGATTTTTATAAAGATGAATTCCAATTAATTGAAAGAGAAGACGGTTCGTGGCTCGTTGATGGGCATTATTCGTTGCACGATTTTTTAACTTATTTTGAGTTAGACGAATTGACAAACGATTATGAAGTAAACACGGTAAGCGGAATGATTATGACCGAGCTTTCGCATATTCCAAAAGAAGGCGAAAAATTAATCTGGCAAAAGTTTGTGCTGGAAGTAATCGATATGGATGGCGTAAAGATTGATAAAGTGTTGGTAAAAGCGCTTAAAGAATAA